In Deltaproteobacteria bacterium, one genomic interval encodes:
- a CDS encoding MoaD/ThiS family protein yields the protein MPLVRIPPPYRGPTLGAAEIDADGDSVGAVLDCIQRKYPGFLPQVLDDDGNVHRFVKLFKNGNHLVRDPLREPLGPKDEIEIIAAIAGG from the coding sequence ATGCCCTTGGTCCGCATTCCACCGCCCTACCGGGGGCCGACACTCGGCGCCGCCGAGATCGACGCGGACGGCGACTCGGTGGGCGCTGTGCTCGACTGTATACAGCGCAAGTACCCGGGCTTTCTGCCGCAGGTGCTCGACGACGACGGCAACGTCCACCGCTTCGTGAAGCTCTTCAAGAACGGCAACCATCTCGTGCGCGATCCGCTGCGCGAGCCGCTCGGACCGAAGGACGAGATCGAGATCATCGCCGCCATCGCAGGCGGCTGA